Sequence from the Marinobacter antarcticus genome:
TTTCCCCCTGGAACTTCCCGCTGGCGATCTTTGCCGGCCAGATTCTTGCGAACCTGGCTGCTGGTAACGCCGTCGTGGCCAAGCCGGCGGAGCAAACGTCGTTGCTCGCGGTTCGCGCTGTTGAGTTGATGTACGAGGCCGGGATTCCCAAAGACGCTATCCAGCTTCTGCCGGGTTCGGGCGCCACGGTGGGCACTGCTCTTACTTCTGATTCCCGCGTAGCGGGCGTGTGCTTTACCGGCTCAACCGCAACGGCTCAACGAATCAACAAGGTAATGGCAGAAAACATGGCTCCGGATGCGCCGCTGGTGGCGGAAACCGGCGGCCTGAACGCCATGATTGTAGACTCGACGGCCCTGCCAGAGCAGGTGGTTCGCGATGTACTGGCATCGTCGTTCCAGAGTGCCGGCCAGCGTTGCTCAGCACTGCGGATGCTGTATGTGCAGAAGGACATTGCTGATCACCTGCTCGAAATGCTATTCGGAGCCATGGAAGAGCTGGGTATTGGCGATCCCTGGGCGCTTTCCACTGACGTGGGCCCGGTGATTGATGAGACGGCCCGCAAGAAAATTGTGGATCACTGCGATAAGTTTGAGCGTGAAGGTCGTCTGCTTAAAAAGCTTCCGGTGCCGGAGAAGGGGCTTTTTGTCTCGCCGGTCGTACTTAGAGTCAGCGGGATCGAAGATATGGAAGAAGAGATCTTCGGGCCGGTGTTGCACGTGGCTACCTTTGAAGCCAAGGAGATCGATAAGGTTGTGGATGCGGTAAATGCCAGAGGTTACGGGTTAACCTTCGGTATTCACAGCCGGGTTGATAACAGGGTTGACCGGATTACCAGCCGTATCAAGGTAGGTAACACCTATGTTAACCGTAACCAGATTGGTGCCATCGTCGGCTCCCAGCCGTTTGGCGGTGAAGGACTTTCCGGGACTGGCCCCAAGGCCGGTGGCCCGCAGTATGTTCGCCGTTTCCTGAAAGGCGCCACAGCTGAGCGCCCGGCTGAGCCCGCTGGTAAAGCGATTGGTGGTAAGAAGCTGGAAGGGCTGATCGGTAATTTGGGCAAGCTCAAAGTCCTTGCTCCGAAAGTCAGAATTGAGGCCATCGAACCGGTTTTCGGTGAGGTGCCTGAGCCGCTGGATGCTCACGCAGAAGAGTTACCGGGCCCAACGGGCGAGCTTAACCGTCTCTCTAATCACGCTCGTGGCGTTGTGTTGTGCCTCGGGCCGGACAAGGAAACGGCATTGGCACAGGCTGCCATGGCGCTGTCTCAAGGCAACAAGGTGGTGGTGATTGCCCCGGGCGTTGAAGACGCTGTGAGCCGTGCTGCGCAAGCTGGGCTGCCAATCGTGGGGGTTGAGGGCCATCTTGAGCCGGAAGCACTGGCCACCGCCGGCGGATTTGAAGCGGTTGTAAGCTGTGCTGAGCAGCCCCTCCTGCGGAAGTATCGTCTGGCTCTGGCCAAACGCGAAGGCGCACTGTTGCCGCTGATCACTGAGCATACTCTTGATCAGCGTTTTGTGATTGAGCGTCATCTCTGTGTGGATACAACCGCAGCCGGTGGCAACGCCAGCCTGATTGCAGCATCTGAGTAAAGCGGCTGTTTAGGCCGGTAGCGCTCACACTCAGGGACGGGTCGGCCGGTTTATTAATCAGTTGCTGGCATACCGCTCGTGCAGTATGCCTACTCGCTTTACGTAAGCCTTGGTTTCGGCATAGGGAGGAACTCCGCCGTACCGGCTTACAGCCCCCGGCCCGGCGTTGTAGGCTGCGGTTGCCAATCGGGTGTCACCCTTGAAGCGTTCCAGCATTTTGGCAAGGTAGGTGACTCCGCCGCGGATGTTGTCTGCTGCCACCATGGCATTCTTAACGCCGACTTCCAGAGCTGTTCCCGGCATCAGCTGCATAAGCCCTTGTGCGCCCACTGGGGATAGCGCCTTTTCGTTGAATGCAGATTCCGCATGAATAACCGCGCGCACCAGCGCTGGGTCTACGCCATACTCCTGGGCGGCTGTTTTGATTTCTGTCTCGTAGCGGCCAGCGAATAGTGGCGTTGTGCGCCAGTTGATGCGAGAGTCCGGGTCGCAGGCGTAACAGTGGAAGCTGATGACGTCGAAATCCGCAACCGAAGGCTTGGTTCCGCTGTAAGCGACAATGCCGTTATCGTCCCGATACCGGAAAACGGTCTCGCTTTTGCTGGAGGCTCGTCCGGGACTGCTGCTTTTTACGTTGGTAAATTCAACGCGGCCATCGGGATGCACAATCCGTTCGATGCTGTCTGCCATGGCAGGTGCAGAAAGCCAGAACAGCGCGCTGAGGAAGGACAAGGCAATATGTTGGGGGCGTATCATTGGCTACTCGCGGAAAGCGCAATCAACAGTTGTTCTCTAAGTCATATTAAAACAGACACGCGTGAAATTATACGGTGTTACCGGGCAGAAATGGCATTACGTCTTGTCGGAGAAATGTTACCGGGAGGGAGAAACCCGGGCGTATTGCAGATGCCCGGGCCGAAACACTGATAAGATTTATTCAGAGTGCTAGATCTTCGGTCCCCGCCCGCGAACTGCATTGGCGACCAGAGATATCACCAGCAGAATGAGAAAGATAAAGAACAGTATTTTGGCGATGCCCGCCGCTGTGCCCGCAATGCCCCCGAAACCGAGAACACCAGCAATAACGGCGATGACTAGACAAATGACAGCCCAATAAAGCATATGCTTTCCTCCTTTTTGGCTTCAATATAAACGTGGCACAGGAAGCACGAATGCACAATTATTGAGTAGCCCGGGAGTCACCGTGGAACGATTCATAATGCGCTTTTATAGTTTTAAAGTTATGTTTTTAATGACATAAAGCGGTTTTGTTGTCAGTTAATTAAGCTTTTATAAGATAAGCTGTTGGTCGGGATATTGTTATCCTGGCATGACTGCTATTCTTGAGGAACGTAGCTCCGGAGTAATTTATGACCTTAAAACATATTACCTGTGCTCTGCTTGTTGTAGCCTCCTGTGTTCTTGCCGCGCCACTCCATGCGGAATCAACGGATTCATCTGTGGATGAGCTCAAGCAGGAGAGTCGAGAGCTTGGCGAGGCATTGCAGGAATACGGTGCCGACCAGAAAGACCAGGCAGAAGATGCGATTAACCGGACACTCTCAGCTCTCGATAAGCGTATTGCAGAGCTGGAGAAAGAGCTTTCAGAAAATTGGGACGACATGAGCAAGCTCGCACGGGAACGTTCGCAGGAAAGCCTGGCGTCTCTGCGAGAGCAACGCGCACGTGTGCAAGCCTGGTATAACGAGCTTAAGGCCAGTTCAGCGTCGGCGTGGGAGCAAGCCAAAAAGGGCTTCTCGGATGCGTATGAAGCACTTTCCGAGCAGTGGAATGAAACTGAGCGGGATTTGACCCTTGATCAGGACAAGAAATCCAAAAGTATCTGACCACCAACACCAGACAAGGAAACACAATGCCATTTTCTTCAGATCATATTGCCGAACTCAGTTTGCTGTCCCAGTTTGAATCCTCCTCAGGTCAGGCTGGTATCAAAGTACACAGGCACGATGCGGCATCTGAAACTGTTCAGGCAGCAGAGCGCCTTTTTGCAAAAGGGCTGATTACCCAGGATGACGGAGGTTACCTCACGCCGCTGGGCAGCGAGGCTGTAGAGCTGACTCAGCAGCTGCAGTCCATCCTCGCAACATAATGACCCACGTAGCCGATGCCGACCGAAATCTGTAATGGTTAACCGGCCGGGTGTCTGTATCTGTTCCGTATGCGAGTTAGTCTCTACACTGACTGACGTTTCAGATAACTGACCCCGGCAGCCCGGTATGCAATCGTTTTTCTATTCTTTTTTTGTCCCCGCCCTGTTTGTATGGTTATGGAGCACCGGTTTTATTGGTGCCAAGTATGGCTTGCCCTATGCAGAGCCATTTACCCTTTTGCTGATCCGGATGCTGCTGACGCTGACCCTGCTTGGTGGTCTAGCCTGGTTGCTCAAAACCCGCTGGCCAGGCTGGCGGGCAGCGGGGCATCTTGCGATAACCGGGCTGCTGGTTCACGGCTGTTATCTTGGTGGTGTCTACTACGCGATTCAGGGTGGAATGCCGTCGGGAATAGTGTCCCTGGTGGTCGGTTTGCAGCCTCTGGTTACAGCAGGTGTTGCCGTTCTCATTTTGAAAGAGACTGTTTCATGGCGGCAATGGCTGGGGTTAGGGCTTGGTTTGTTGGGTGTAACGCTGGTTCTGCTGGAGAAGTTTGGCGGGGCCGGTAACCCGGGGGCGGGCTTTCCGCTCTGGACGCTGGTCTGGGCCCTGCTGGCCCTGACGGGTATTTCTATTGGTACGGTTTACCAGAAGCGCCATGGCACCGGAGCAGATCTCGTTGCGGGCACCATTATTCAGTATGGCGCCGCTGCAGTGTTCTTCGCCGTGGGTGCTATGTTTCTGGAAACCCGCGAGGTGGTTTGGTCTGTGCAGTTACAGCTCTCCATGGCGTGGCTGGTTCTGGGCGTTTCCATTGGTGCGATACTGCTTCTGATGTGGCTGATTCGCCGGGGTGCTGCATCCCAGGTCGCCAGCCTGTTCTATCTGGTACCCCCGGTAACCGCCGTGGAAGCTTTCTGGCTGTTTGATGAGCGCCTGGGCGTGCTGGCAATTGTCGGCGGCATCGTTTCCATCACTGGCGTTGCGCTGGTAGTTTCACAGAGGCGCCCCGTATAATTGATGCGCAATGGCATGCACATAGCCCAAGGCTGTTTTATTGAATGCCAGACCGCCGTAGTTTGCGGCAAGCGCCATTGCATCACGGGCTTCGTGGTCCTGACAATTTGTAAATTTGAGCTGGCTCCAGTGTCCTTATCGTAACGTCAGAAAAGATGTGTTTAAGGTATCTTTGATCAGAGTTTTTCCCGAAAAATGTCTGAAGCTGTTACAGAGATAAAAATGATATGACCTACTGGCTGGTTGCGAATCCAGGGGCAGGCGATGGCCAGAAAGGCCGGGAGTTCTGGCTTGGGAAACTGAAAAATGCAGGCATCAGTGGCCCGTCGTGTTGTGATTTCCGCGAACAGGGCTGGAAGGATCAAGTAAAGCCAGATGACATTGTTATGGTTGCGGGCGGCGATGGTTCGGTCAACGCGGGTGCTCGGTTATGCCTTGAACGCAACGCAATACTGGCCGTTTTACCATCGGGAACTGCTAACGATTTCGCCCGTAACCTGGACCTGCCGGAAGAGCCAGCAGCTGTGTGCGAGCTGATTCAGCGAGGCGTTACGCAGGTGGTGGATGTGGCAGAGTTTGGCGACGGTTTATTCCTGAACGTTGCCCACATTGGTCTGGGAACACTTCCGGCCAGAGAGTCACAAGGCCCCACAAAAAAGCTTTTGGGTCGCTTCAGCTATGGCGTCGAATTGTTGCGAAGGGTGAATGCCAAACGTGGTTTTCATGCGGAAATAAAATGTGATCAGGCTTTTGTGAGTGGGCGCTGGCTGTCGATCGCGGTGTCCAGTGGTGCTTTTTTCGGAGGTGGTAACGAGATTCCGCAAGCTACGGCAGATGATGGGTTACTGGATATTATTGCGGTGAAACCCCGCCCGTTGGCGCAGTTGCTGCTGACATTTCTTATGGTTCAGTTTAGTGGTAAATCCCCGAATCGCACCAGTACTGTTGTGCATTTGAAGGGTAGGCGCTGCGACATTCTGACATCCAGGCCGAAGACCGTTACCGTGGACGGTGACGAGGCCGGCAAAACACCGCTGCATGTTGTGTGTCGCAAACATTGTCTTCGGGTTATTGGTGTGTCGGTGGTGAGAACGGGGGAAACTCAAGACGAACAGGCGGGGCTCAGGTAAATCATTTATGGCCCGTAAATCGATAGTGAAGCGGGTTTCCCGTGGGCTTGCCTGGGCATTAATTACTTTGGTGCTGCTGTTTGCTGCCCTGTT
This genomic interval carries:
- a CDS encoding lytic transglycosylase domain-containing protein, with the protein product MIRPQHIALSFLSALFWLSAPAMADSIERIVHPDGRVEFTNVKSSSPGRASSKSETVFRYRDDNGIVAYSGTKPSVADFDVISFHCYACDPDSRINWRTTPLFAGRYETEIKTAAQEYGVDPALVRAVIHAESAFNEKALSPVGAQGLMQLMPGTALEVGVKNAMVAADNIRGGVTYLAKMLERFKGDTRLATAAYNAGPGAVSRYGGVPPYAETKAYVKRVGILHERYASN
- a CDS encoding TIGR02647 family protein; its protein translation is MPFSSDHIAELSLLSQFESSSGQAGIKVHRHDAASETVQAAERLFAKGLITQDDGGYLTPLGSEAVELTQQLQSILAT
- a CDS encoding DMT family transporter; its protein translation is MQSFFYSFFVPALFVWLWSTGFIGAKYGLPYAEPFTLLLIRMLLTLTLLGGLAWLLKTRWPGWRAAGHLAITGLLVHGCYLGGVYYAIQGGMPSGIVSLVVGLQPLVTAGVAVLILKETVSWRQWLGLGLGLLGVTLVLLEKFGGAGNPGAGFPLWTLVWALLALTGISIGTVYQKRHGTGADLVAGTIIQYGAAAVFFAVGAMFLETREVVWSVQLQLSMAWLVLGVSIGAILLLMWLIRRGAASQVASLFYLVPPVTAVEAFWLFDERLGVLAIVGGIVSITGVALVVSQRRPV
- a CDS encoding dehydroquinate synthase/iron-containing alcohol dehydrogenase family protein, with protein sequence MALAANYGGLAFNKTALGYVHAIAHQLYGAPL
- a CDS encoding diacylglycerol/lipid kinase family protein, encoding MTYWLVANPGAGDGQKGREFWLGKLKNAGISGPSCCDFREQGWKDQVKPDDIVMVAGGDGSVNAGARLCLERNAILAVLPSGTANDFARNLDLPEEPAAVCELIQRGVTQVVDVAEFGDGLFLNVAHIGLGTLPARESQGPTKKLLGRFSYGVELLRRVNAKRGFHAEIKCDQAFVSGRWLSIAVSSGAFFGGGNEIPQATADDGLLDIIAVKPRPLAQLLLTFLMVQFSGKSPNRTSTVVHLKGRRCDILTSRPKTVTVDGDEAGKTPLHVVCRKHCLRVIGVSVVRTGETQDEQAGLR
- a CDS encoding DUF1328 domain-containing protein; translation: MLYWAVICLVIAVIAGVLGFGGIAGTAAGIAKILFFIFLILLVISLVANAVRGRGPKI